In one window of Mytilus galloprovincialis chromosome 6, xbMytGall1.hap1.1, whole genome shotgun sequence DNA:
- the LOC143078768 gene encoding toll-like receptor 2, which translates to MGTVVVVCFVFTVYLVHHGHSQKNSTDTLFGQDSLIELLNLDVMNENETVGNSGTSILPESLNDTCTITETNGTYFCYCIIDKNHSGLWDFAAIRKWIVNSNYEFQFDLKCVNFSKIVLPWPIKAKNIDFVRVNSCTITGFFTDYGNPYIETIPDHLRVMDISDSIILCGLKDLMSLLFNFREVTEDYNCGNDKTLQTLIYINVTLEYDLEEIKLLKNDQSENSNDDVIGAGSNMIAKTRELDHRCTFSELEQIDLSTSSTKSRYLLSIQTELSTFPKLTFYNLSNTGQSEIAKEFKIWWRFFPEMKLLDLSYNFISTIDLDPSAYTWSSFKIKIDLRYNNITELSQEDLELLGSLPNVNVDIRHNPIHCECSDHMIEVLEIINDDTKWEAMGLHRYDYLKNMTCNLPDILKGRKLSEITKSDISCPMFSASSPAPIIVLSICIVILIVIIILLTKFRKEIFILTYTRFHIILPCQPAEVSENKTYDAFVSYSSQDEEWVSKTFKELEASSQSEGYHQFRFCLHHRDFIPGKTIFDNVIDSVESSRHTVIILSKHFLQSHYCMYEFHEAFQQSIIERKRHMVVVLMENIPEGELPTDLKRCLKTFTYIRRDDSIFKDRLIFAMSHKGRKETKSISTNTSSDCIDNPVFSSSEKDITLRFKTSRPRHDDSVITLSQIVPDLVVGRNESKSNGYTLA; encoded by the coding sequence GTTTAAATGATACTTGTACAATAACAGAGACGAATGGGacttatttttgttattgtataaTTGACAAGAACCATTCTGGATTATGGGACTTCGCTGCCATCAGGAAATGGATCGTTAACTCGAATTATGAATTCCAATTTGATTTGAAATGTGTTAACTTCTCAAAGATTGTATTGCCTTGGCCAATCAAAGCCAAGAATATCGATTTTGTCAGAGTAAATAGTTGTACTATAACTGGATTTTTTACGGACTATGGAAATCCCTATATCGAAACCATTCCGGATCATCTACGAGTCATGGACATATCCGACTCTATAATTCTCTGTGGACTTAAAGATTTGATGTCATTATTATTCAATTTCAGAGAGGTTACTGAAGATTACAACTGCGGCAATGATAAAACTTTACAAactcttatatatataaatgttactttggaatacgatcttgaagaaataaaattactaaaaaacGATCAATCGGAAAATTCAAATGATGACGTCATAGGAGCCGGAAGTAACATGATTGCAAAGACTCGCGAGCTTGACCACAGATGTACATTCAGTGAGCTTGAACAAATTGACCTGAGTACAAGCAGCACTAAGTCAAGATATCTTCTCTCCATTCAAACTGAATTGTCAACATTTCCGAAGCTGACATTTTATAATTTGTCAAACACTGGACAAAGTGAAATCgccaaagaatttaaaatttggtggAGATTCTTTCCAGAGATGAAATTATTAGATCTCTCTTACAATTTCATATCAACCATAGACTTGGATCCGTCAGCCTACACGTGGAGTTCTTTCAAAATAAAGATAGATTTAAGATATAATAACATAACCGAATTATCACAAGAAGATTTAGAACTCCTCGGTAGCTTACCGAATGTAAATGTGGATATTAGACATAATCCGATACATTGTGAATGTTCTGATCATATGATTGAAGTGTTGGAAATAATAAATGATGATACAAAATGGGAAGCAATGGGCCTGCATCGATATGATTATCTTAAAAATATGACCTGCAACTTACCGGATATATTGAAAGGAAGAAAACTTTCAGAGATAACCAAGTCTGATATATCATGCCCAATGTTTAGTGCATCATCACCAGCTCCTATAATAGTTCTTAGTATCTGCATAGTAATTCTTATTGTCATCATTATACTTTTGACAAAATtcagaaaagaaatatttattttgacgtATACAAGATTTCATATCATACTTCCTTGTCAACCAGCAGAAGTTTCGGAGAACAAAACATATGATGCATTTGTATCCTACAGTAGTCAAGACGAAGAATGGGTTTCTAAGACGTTTAAAGAACTAGAAGCATCATCACAGTCCGAGGGTTACCATCAGTTCCGGTTTTGTCTTCACCATAGAGACTTTATTCCTGGGAAGACAATATTTGACAATGTTATAGACAGTGTTGAATCAAGCAGACATACAgtaattattttatcaaaacatttcttACAAAGCCACTATTGCATGTATGAATTTCATGAAGCATTTCAGCAAAGTATTATAGAACGAAAACGTCACATGGTGGTCGTCTTAATGGAAAATATTCCCGAAGGAGAACTTCCAACCGATTTAAAACGATGTCTcaaaacatttacatatattaGAAGAGACGATTCGATTTTCAAAGATCGATTGATATTTGCAATGTCACATAAAGGGAGGAAAGAAACGAAATCCATTTCCACAAACACATCTTCGGACTGCATTGACAACCCTGTATTTTCCTCATCTGAGAAGGATATAACGCTTCGATTTAAGACATCCAGACCTCGGCATGACGACTCGGTGATAACGTTGAGTCAGATCGTACCTGATCTCGTGGTGGGACGTAATGAATCTAAAAGTAATGGATATACATTAGCATAG